A part of Aspergillus flavus chromosome 1, complete sequence genomic DNA contains:
- a CDS encoding alpha-ketoglutarate-dependent taurine dioxygenase: MPSTAPVIRPKSQPVNAHKEESPISYDINIPYVDVNGETTARTRYPEYLPTWDKMWFDPLPPFHYDDPALRVEDRSKPNLLTPEAKVTEIQPKIGTIIEGVQLSQLSDAAKDELALLVSERKVVAFPAQDLIDAGPEAQEQFMRHFGKPNYQPVSGTVRGHPGFHIIHRDGNKEEISRFLSQRTTTTLWHQDVSYEIQPPSYVMLGLLEGPEVGGDTVFAATDMAYKRLSPTFCSWLDTLRAVHSSAKMINHARLTNSLVRKDPVDTVHPLVRVHPVTGEKCLFINGEFITKIQGLKEPEQRWLTEFLMNHIITGHDFQARVRWQPKTIVIFDNRCTLHSAIVDYLDDDYGAKLRHIFRLTALGEKPIPVYDQFE, encoded by the exons ATGCCATCAACTGCCCCTGTCATAAGGCCTAAGAGCCAACCCGTCAATGCTCATAAGGAAGAGAGCCCCATCAGTTATGACATTAACATCCCCTACGTGGATGTCAATGGGGAGACCACCGCCAGAACCAGGTACCCAGAATATTTGCCGACATGGGACAAAATGTGGTTCGATCCACTGCCCCCATTCCACTATGACGATCCCGCGCTGCGCGTAGAGGATAGGTCCAAGCCTAACCTCTTGACTCCGGAAGCTAAAGTGACCGAAATCCAGCCGAAAATCGGCACCATTATTGAAGGCGTTCAGCTGAGCCAGCTCTCAGACGCCGCGAAGGATGAGCTCGCGTTGCTGGTTTCCGAGCGCAAGGTCGTCGCATTTCCCGCGCAGGATTTGATCGATGCTGGACCCGAGGCGCAGGAACAGTTTATGCGCCATTTCGGAAAACCGAACTATCAGCCTGTTTCTGGAACAGTGCGCGGCCACCCCGGCTTCCATATCATTCATCGCGACGGCAACAAAGAAGAGATCTCGCGTTTCCTGTCGCAGCGCACGACAACCACTCTGTGGCATCAGGATGTGAGCTACGAAATCCAGCCACCAAGCTACGTCATGTTGGGTCTTCTGGAAGGCCCAGAAGTAGGAGGCGATACCGTCTTCGCGGCGACCGATATGGCCTACAA GCGTCTCTCTCCTACTTTCTGCTCCTGGCTCGATACCCTCCGGGCCGTTCACTCCTCCGCCAAAATGATCAACCACGCCCGTCTAACCAACAGTCTCGTCCGCAAAGATCCCGTGGATACCGTCCACCCACTGGTCCGGGTCCACCCCGTAACGGGCGAGAAATGCCTCTTCATCAACGGCGAATTCATCACCAAGATCCAAGGTCTCAAGGAGCCCGAACAACGCTGGCTCACCGAATTCCTCATGAACCACATCATCACGGGCCACGACTTCCAAGCCAGAGTAAGATGGCAACCAAAGACCATCGTTATCTTCGATAACCGCTGTACTCTTC ACTCAGCAATCGTCGACTACCTAGACGATGACTACGGCGCAAAGCTCCGCCACATCTTCCGTCTGACCGCACTAGGCGAGAAGCCCATCCCTGTCTACGATCAGTTcgagtaa
- a CDS encoding putative integral membrane protein, whose product MVQYASLISRKRDLIYFIFFAIHLPIIFLVDTVPLLPSILQTNLSHQIRSFYIATYHDKFFSEPAPAWFSTFIAMELVYHAPLSLWALGALLRDDPLVPMHLLVFGVQSFVTSSACLAEVWGWDDRTVAQKQDLTMLYAPYVMLGAFMALDMLFRLRGKLLSKSKSE is encoded by the exons ATGGTGCAATATGCATCTCTCATATCGCGAAAACGCGACCTAATCTACTTCATATTTTTCGCCATCCACCTCCCTATCATTTTCC TGGTCGACACAGTCCCCCTTCTCCCCTCCATCCTCCAGACTAATCTTTCCCACCAAATCCGTTCCTTCTACATAGCAACCTACCATGACAAATTCTTCTCGGAGCCCGCTCCGGCGTGGTTCTCCACCTTTATCGCAATGGAACTTGTCTATCACGCACCGCTGAGTCTCTGGGCTCTTGGCGCTTTGCTCAGAG ATGATCCCTTGGTCCCGATGCATTTGTTGGTGTTTGGAGTTCAATCATTCGTGACCTCGAGTGCTTGCTTGGCGGAGGTctggggctgggatgatCGCACAGTCGCCCAGAAGCAGGATTTGACTATGTTGTATGCGCCTTATGTGATGCTTG GGGCGTTTATGGCGTTGGACATGCTCTTTAGGTTGCGGGGGAAGCTACTGAGTAAATCTAAGAGTGAGTAA
- a CDS encoding putative transporter (siderochrome-iron transporter) — translation MSTEKNPHIHDAVQSRELQQEVEFKNPGVKRIAAISSQLGIVARVFLFFGIFLVAYVYGLDGQLRVTYQPLATSSYAQHSLLTTINVLRNVIAAAAQPTAAKIADVFGRVELILLSVFFYTIGTIVEACADNVETFCAGAVLYQIGYTTIILLVEVLVADMTSLRSRLLFSYIPATPFIINTWVSGDIASAVLGVTSWRWGIAMFAIIFPICTIPLFATLLVGHRKAKTASVETYQHPIRLLGAGKFAKELFWYLDVVGILLLIAFLALILVPFTIARSAAEQWKTAKILAPLIIGLFCLPLFVIWERSYARYPMVPFKLLKDRAVWGALGIATMLNLAWSLQGTYLYTVLQVAFDQSVLSATRISSLYSFASVITGCILGAIIVKVKQLKPFIVAGTILFAVAFGILIQFRGGTGSSSYSGIIGGEILLGIAGGMFPYPAQASIQAATKHEHLAVITGLYLAVYNIGSAIGGTISGAVWRQRMGKELTKHLGGANETLTDLAFGKPFDFIVSYPVGTPEREAVILAYKEVQRILCITGICLTVPLIIFSLCIRNPRLTKDQSLPDAEREE, via the exons ATGTCCACCGAAAAGAATCCACATATTCATGATGCTGTCCAATCTCGCGAACTTCAGCAGGAAGTCGAGTTCAAAAATCCAGGTGTCAAACGTATCGCAGCTATCTCATCGCAACTGGGCATTGTAGCTCGtgtctttctgttcttcggGATCTTTTTGGTAGCCTATGTCTATGGCTTGGATGGACAGCTGCGAGTGACTTATCAG CCTCTGGCAACAAGTAGCTATGCCCAACACAGTTTGCTTACCACGATCAATGTTTTGCGTAACGTTATTGCAGCTGCCGCACAA CCAACAGCTGCGAAAATCGCCGACGTCTTCGGGAGAGTTGAGCTGATTCTGCTCTCGGTTTTCTTCTACACTATCG GGACTATCGTTGAGGCCTGTGCGGACAATGTTGAGACTTTCTGTGCGGGTGCTGTTCTATACCAG ATCGGATATACGACTATTATTCTACTTGTTGAGGTTCTAGTAGCAGATATGACTTCGCTTCGATCCCGTCTGCTCTTCTCCTATATCCCTGCGACTCCGTTCATTATAAATACCTGGGTCAGTGGCGACATTGCCTCTGCCGTGTTGGGGGTCACCAGCTGGCGCTGGGGCATTGCGATGTTTGCAATCATATTCCCTA TTTGCACCATCCCTCTCTTTGCGACGCTGCTTGTTGGACACCGTAAAGCCAAGACGGCCAGTGTCGAGACATACCAGCATCCCATTCGGCTTCTCGGCGCAGGGAAATTCGCTAAAGAATTGTTTTGGTACCTGGACGTGGTGGGCATCCTGCTTTTGATTGCTTTCTTAGCCTTGATTCTTGTTCCATTCACGATCGCCCGTTCCGCGGCCGAGCAATGGAAGACTGCGAAGATTTTGGCACCGCTAATTATAGGTCTATTCTGTCTGCCCCTGTTTGTCATTTGGGAGCGTTCTTATGCTCGGTATCCCATGGTTCCCTTCAAA CTGCTCAAGGACCGCGCGGTTTGGGGAGCCCTCGGCATAGCAACCATGCTCAACTTAG CTTGGTCGTTGCAGGGAACATACCTCTACACCGTGTTGCAAGTCGCATTTGACCAAAGTGTCCTCAGTGCAACACGTATCTCGTCTCTATACAG CTTTGCATCCGTTATAACTGGGTGTATACTCGGGGCGATCATTGTCAAGGTAAAACAGCTGAAGCCTTTCATAGTTGCCGGAACCATTCTTTTCGCAGTAGCTTTCGGCATCCTTATACAGTTCCGCGGAGGAACAGGTAGCTCAAGCTACTCTGGCATTATCGGCGGAGAGATACTTTTGGGTATTG CTGGCGGTATGTTCCCATATCCCGCCCAAGCAAGTATACAGGCTGCAACGAAACACGAGC ATCTTGCTGTGATCACTGGTCTGTACCTGGCGGTGTACAACATCGGAAGCGCTATAGGAGGTACAATTTCTGGCGCTGTATGGAGACAGAGGATGGGTAAAGAGCTCACTAAGCATCTTGGTGGTGCAAATGAAACTCTTACCGATCTGGCTTTTGGAAAGCCTTTTGACTTTATCGTTTCATACCCTGTCGGAACACCTGAGCGGGAAGCTGTCATTCTAGCATACAAAGAGGTCCAGCGTATCCTTTGCATCACTGGTATATGCCTGACAGTCCctctcatcatcttttctctttgcatTCGCAACCCAAGATTGACGAAAGATCAAAGTCTTCCCGATGCCGAACGGGAGGAATAG